GGACATCGCCGCGCTGGACAAGCCGCTGGGGCTGCGGTGCCCGCACCTGGGCGCGGACAACCTGTGCACCGTGTACGAGCGGAGGCCCCAGGTGTGCCGGGACTACGCGGCGGATGAGGTGTGCCGCCGCATCGAGGCCCCCACGCTGGAGGAACGCGTGAACAACTACCTGGCGCTGTTCCAGCTCACCGCGGAGGCGGAGGCCGTGCGCGAATCCGGCTGCGCCTCCATGCGGATGGCGCGCGCCCTCCGGGAGCGGAAGTGACCTTCCAACCCACCGAGCCGTTCGTCCCCGCGCCAGGCATTCGCGGCGCGCACGCGCAGACCATCTACGCGTCGCTCGTGCGCCCCACGCGCGTGCCGCCGCTGCGCCGGGAGCGGAAGGACCTGCCGGACGGGGACTTCGTCGACCTGGACACCTTCGACGGGCCCAAGGGCGCGCCGCACGTGGTGGTGCTGCACGGCCTGGAGGGGTCCTCGCAGGCGGGCTACGTCACGGAGGTGCTGCGGGGCGCGGCGAAGCGCGGCTGGGGCGCCACGGCGATCAACTTCCGCTCGTGCAGCGGGGAGCCGAACCGGCTGGCCCGGGCGTACCACTCCGGGGACACGGCGGACACGCTGCTGGTGATGGCGGACGTGCGCGAGCGCATCACCGGACCGATGCTCGCGGTGGGCTTCTCCCTGGGCGCCAACGTGCTGTGCCGGCTGCTGGAGGAGACGGGCGATCAGGCGCCGGTCGTGGCCGCCGCGTCCATCAGCGCGCCGTACGACCTGGACGCGTGCTGCCGCAAGCTGGATGGCGGCAGCGGCTACCACTGGCTCTACCGCGAGCGGTTCCTGCGCACGCTCAAGAGCAAGGCCCGCGCGAAGTTGCAGCGCTTCCCGGGCGCGTTCGACGGGACCCGCATGGAGGCGGCGCGCACCATCCGGGGCTACGACGACGTGGTCACCGGGCCGCTGCATGGCTTCCGGGACGCGGAGCACTACTACCGGGAGGCGTCCTCGGGGCCCAGGCTCGCGGACATCCGCCGGCCCACGCTGCTCTTGAGCTCTGCGGATGATCCGATGCTGGAGGCGCCGGTGATTCCGCCTTCCGCGCGGGACAACCCGCTCCTCAGCGTGGTGCTGACCGAGCAGGGCGGCCACGTGGGCTTCGTCGCGGGCAGCGTGCTCCGTCCCTACTTCTGGGCGGAGGCGCAGGCGCTCACGTTCTTCGAGCGGGTGCTCGCCGGCTGATCAGCCGAAGAAGAAGGTGAGGCCGAGTTTTCCGGACGGCTGAACCTTGCGCATCATCCACGACTGCGTCTCCACGGGAGACAGCGAGTCGCGGAAGGGCTCGTCCAGCTTCTGGAGGCTGGGGACGTCCATCTCCATGAAGCTCATGCCGCCGCGCACGAAGAAGCTGAGGCGGCGGGTGGCGTTGAACTCCAGGCCCACGTGCGTGCTGATGTACGTGTAGCCCACGCGCTCCATGGAGGACGTGGGCAGCTGCGTGCGATCCGCGAGCCTCCGGTTCAGCGTCTTCGTGCTCGCGGCCTGCGCGTGTCCGAACTCCCATGAGAACGAGGGAGAGACCTTGCCCTTGAGAGGGAGCAGCGTGAGGCCCGCGCGCAGGGCGCCTCGCAGACCGTTGTGCGCGCCACCGAGGTGGATTCGCAGGTGCTGCGAGGGCCGGAGGACGCCGGAGAGTCCCGCGCCTTCGGGCATGCCCGCGTCGAGCATCAGACCGAAGGGCGCCAGCCGCTCCGGATCATTCATGCGGCGCCGGCCTTCGCCCTGCTGTGCCTGAGCCTGCGGCAACTGCACCTGCGGTGCGCTCTGGGCAATGGCCGTGTGGGCCGCCAGGACCGCTACCGCCGCGGTGACGATGGACACCGCTCCCATGAGGCTTCTCCCCGTTCCAGACATCGCGGCCACGCGCGATGAGATTTGCGAGGTACGCCGGCCCCTGGGAGCACCCACTCTCCGAGACCCGGCTGCGTGTTGCTCCCCCCGACCCGCCACACCACTCCCGCCACTGCCACACGTCCGGTGCTGACTGTCGCGTCGCCTCGATGCCGCCTCCGGCTGGATCGCGAAGCTCTCGCACCGCCACGTCTTTGATTCACGGCCCTTCACGTCTCCCATCCGGCGACCGCGACTGTCTTTGCCGGACTCCCCCAAACTGCGCACTGCTCCGTCCCGCCGCCCAGCCCCGTCCTGCGACCTGCCTGCTGCCTTGCTCGACCGCGCGACCTGCTGCCCCCCGGTGCCACGCGATGCGAGGTGATGCGCACTGCCCCTGATCCACCGTGCTGCGTGCTGCCCCGACCCGCCCGTCCTGCCCCGTTCCACCGTGCTGCGTGCTGCCCCGACCCGCCCGTCCTGCCCCGTGCTGCCTTTGCTGCCCCGACCCGCCCTACCCCGTACCGCCTTTGCTGCCCCGTCCCGCCCAACCCCGTACTGCCTTTGCTGCCCCGACCCGCCCTACCCCGTCCTGCGTGCTGCCCCGTCCCGCCCAACCCCGTACCGCCTTTGCTGCCCCGACCCGCCCTACCCCGTCCTGCGTGCCGCCCCGTCCCGCCCAACCCCGTACCGCCTTTGCTGCCCCGACCCGCCCTACCCCGTCCTGCGTGCCGCCCCGACCCGCCCGTCCTGCCCCGTGCTGCCCCAACCCGCCCAACCCCGTCCTGCCTTTGCTGCCCCGTGCTGCCCCGTACCGCCTTTGCTGCCCCGACCCGCCCGTCCTGCCCCGTTCCACCGTGCTGCCCCGTCCTGCCCTTGCTGCCCCGACCCGCCCTACCCCGTCCTGCCTTTGCTGCCCCGACCCGCCCTACCCCGTCCTGCCTTTGCTGCCCCGACCCGCCCTACCCCGTCCTGCGTGCTGCCCCGACCCGCCCGTCCTGCCCCGTGCTGCCTTTGCTGCCCCGACCCGCCCTACCCCGTCCTGCGTGCTGCCCCGTCCTGCGTGCTGCCCCGTCCCGCCCTGTTCCCCCCGAAGCAGTGCGGCTTCCCCCCCACCGACTCCGTCCCCCCCACCGTGCTGCCCGTTCCTGCTGCCGGGGTGCCTAAGCATTCGCCGTGCCGACGCTCCTTCACGGTATATTCCCCTGTGATATCCAGGTCTTGAGTCATCCCACCCCGCAGGGCAGTCCGGGCTGTGGGCTCGGAGCCGGAAAAAACTCCTGACCCTCCGGGGCCCCGGCCTAACGTGTGACAGCCTTGTTGACGGGATGATGGAGGAACCCGTGCGCCTTCCGGTCGCCGCCGCACTGCTCAGCCTGGTCGCTTGCTCCGAATCGACCGAAGGCACCACCCCGAAGCTCGAGGGCCTCATCAATCCGCGGCAGCGGCTCATCACCCCCGCGCGCGTCTGCAACGCCGGTGGCGACGCGAAGGGATGGCGCCTGGAGCTCATCGGCAGCCGCTTCACCCCCGTGCCTCGCGACGCGCTCACCGACTCGCCGTCCGTGGCGCTGCCCCAGGTCTCGCTGCGCGGCCCCGCCGACTACACGCTCCCCGAGGACCACCTCTTCTTCGCGCGCACCGAGCTCATGCGGATGGACCTGCCCACCCGCGACAGCACGCCGTCGAACACACTCCCGCCCGGCACCTATACCGTCGCCGTGACGAACCCCCTCGGCGGCACCTCCGAGCTCGAGGACGCCCTGCGCGTCGTGCCGCCGCCGGACATCACGAACCTCACCGCGCCCGAGGGCTTCCGCTACAACGCCGCCAGCCCCCTCATCATCGAAGGCAGCGGCTTCCGCTCGGACGCGCTGCCGCTCATCGTCCTCCAGCGCCAGGGCGAAGAGGACCAGCCCCTCTTCACCCTCACCGTCGTCTCCGACACGCGCATCGAAACCGAAGTGCCCCCCGCGACGCCGGAGGGCACCTACGCCCTCACCCTCACCAACCCCGAGGGCTGCTCCGTCACCCGGCCCCAGGCGCTCACCATCACCTATCCGCGGCTGGGCAACCTCTCCGTGTCGCCCGCGAGCGGCCCCTCCAAGAGCGACACGGTCATCACCCTCACCAACACCGCGTCCGGCGCGGCGAAGCCCTTCACGCCCGGCACCCACGACGTGTACCTCGTCGCGCCCGTGAAGACGGACCCCGGCCAGCCGGTGAACATCCCGCTGTACGACGTGAAGTACCTCTCCGCGTCGCAGCTCCGCGCCACCGTGCCCGGCTGCTCGGGCTTCGACTCGCGGCCCGTCACGGATCCGGCGTGTCCCGGCGGCATCGTGCCCGGCACCTACGGGTTCATCGTCGCGGACCCCAGCGGTGCCTACGGAACCCTCCCCGCGTCCTCCGGCTTCACCGTCTCCCCATGAACGCCCTCGCCCTGCTCGCGGCCGCGGCGCTGGCCGCCGCCCCCTCCTCCAAGAAGGACAACGGAGGCCCCCTCTTCATCGCGCCCAAGGTGGGCTTCATCAAGCCCGTCACGTCGCTCGGCGGCGACCTCTTCCTGGGCGGCGAGGTGGGCTACCTCACGCCCCTCCTCCAGCGGCGCCTCGCGCTGGTGCTGGAGGTGAACTACCACCGGCCCTCCACGTCGGGGACGCTGCGCGGGCCCCAGTTGGACAACCTGGGCCAGCCCATCGAAGCGCCGTACACGCTCGCCGAGCGCGAGGTGGCCATCCAGTTGTCCGCCGTGTTCCGCTTCCCCCGCGCGCTCGGGCCGCTCACGCCCTACGTGGGCGCGGGCCCCGGCCTGTACCTGCACCGCGCGACGGTGGAGTCGTTCGACAGCACCGCGTCGGAGAGCAGCGGCGGGCTGGGCTTCCAGGCGCTCGCGGGCGCGGAGCTGCCGCTGGGGCCGGGCGGCGTCTTCCTGGAGGCGAAGTACCACTTCTCCACGGTGGGCTTCCTCACCACCGGCGACGTGAACGCGGGCGCGGTGCTCGCGGCCCTGGGCTACCGGCTGCGGCTGTAATCGCCGCGAGCCCGCTCAGGCCCGCCCCACCGGCGGGCGCAACATCCGCAGCAGGTGCTGGGCCAGCAGGTCGCGCGTGGCCTGGAGCACCGAGCCCATCAGGTGATGCAGCGCCTCCGCGGTGTCGCCGTGGGCTTCGCGCACGCGTTCGGAGCGGCCGTCGAAGATGCGCAGCCGGCCGGGCACCAGCGAGATGACCGGCAGCGACGGGTGCCGCTTGCGCAAGAGCCCCAGGAACAGCGGGTGGTCCTCGTCCGGGCGGCGCAGGTCCACCACCACCAGCGCGGGCTTGTTCTCCTTGATGGAGGCGAAGGCGTCATCGGGCTCGCCCGTGGCGGACACCTCCACGTCCGGCTCCGCGTCCAGGAAGCGGCTGAGCAGCGCGCGAGACGCCGCATGCGGGCTGACGACCAGGACCCGCATCAGCGTGATGCCCGGAAGGACACGGGCCTCCAGCCGACGGGCGGAACACAGCGAGCAGCGGCGGGGCAGGTCCAGGACATGAGGTGAGCAGGTAACGCCCGGGGCCCCCTCGAAGCAATCCATCCCGCGTCCAGGTGCGCCCGCCGTACCGCCAGGCGGCCAATCGTCCGCGCCCATGGCTTCTTCCGGCCGTGCGGGCCAGAGTGGCGGAGCGCCGTCCAACCCGCTACTTCCCATCCCGCGCGAGCCTCCCCCCACGTCGGCTCCCCGAAGTCCCGAGCGTCCGCCATCGAGCCCCAGTCCTCCCCCCTTACCGAGCTGCACTACGACAGCGGCACGCTGGTGGCGCCGACGCTGCCGGACGACGAGCGGCTGCACGCGCTCTTCCAGAAGGACGGGCGCACGGGCGTCTTCCGCGCGCCCGCGCGGCACTACCGCGACGTCGTGCTGCGCCTGCGCGAATGCGGGCTGCCCTACGAGGACCGCGCGAAGCGCTTCGAGCCGGCGGAGTTGCCCCTCGCGGTGCCCATCGAGCCGTTTCCGCATCAGCGCGCGGCGCTGGACGCCTGGACGCGCGCGGGAGGCCGGGGGCTGGTGGAGCTGCCCACCGGCGCGGGCAAGACACTGCTGGCGGTGCTGGCCATCGCCTGGGTGAAGCGGCCCACGTTGGTGGTGGTGCCCACGCTGGATTTGATGGCGCAGTGGCAGGGCGTGCTGGCGAAGCACTTCGCCACCCCGGTGGGCATGGTGGGCGGCGGCGTCAACGACCGTCAGACGCTCACCGTG
The sequence above is drawn from the Corallococcus sp. NCRR genome and encodes:
- a CDS encoding YkgJ family cysteine cluster protein is translated as MECTCCGACCVAPDIAALDKPLGLRCPHLGADNLCTVYERRPQVCRDYAADEVCRRIEAPTLEERVNNYLALFQLTAEAEAVRESGCASMRMARALRERK
- a CDS encoding hydrolase — translated: MTFQPTEPFVPAPGIRGAHAQTIYASLVRPTRVPPLRRERKDLPDGDFVDLDTFDGPKGAPHVVVLHGLEGSSQAGYVTEVLRGAAKRGWGATAINFRSCSGEPNRLARAYHSGDTADTLLVMADVRERITGPMLAVGFSLGANVLCRLLEETGDQAPVVAAASISAPYDLDACCRKLDGGSGYHWLYRERFLRTLKSKARAKLQRFPGAFDGTRMEAARTIRGYDDVVTGPLHGFRDAEHYYREASSGPRLADIRRPTLLLSSADDPMLEAPVIPPSARDNPLLSVVLTEQGGHVGFVAGSVLRPYFWAEAQALTFFERVLAG
- a CDS encoding response regulator; this translates as MMRVLVVSPHAASRALLSRFLDAEPDVEVSATGEPDDAFASIKENKPALVVVDLRRPDEDHPLFLGLLRKRHPSLPVISLVPGRLRIFDGRSERVREAHGDTAEALHHLMGSVLQATRDLLAQHLLRMLRPPVGRA
- a CDS encoding outer membrane protein, encoding MNALALLAAAALAAAPSSKKDNGGPLFIAPKVGFIKPVTSLGGDLFLGGEVGYLTPLLQRRLALVLEVNYHRPSTSGTLRGPQLDNLGQPIEAPYTLAEREVAIQLSAVFRFPRALGPLTPYVGAGPGLYLHRATVESFDSTASESSGGLGFQALAGAELPLGPGGVFLEAKYHFSTVGFLTTGDVNAGAVLAALGYRLRL